The Peribacillus simplex genome contains a region encoding:
- the fahA gene encoding fumarylacetoacetase, whose amino-acid sequence MKHSFIETTPESHFPIQNLPYGIFQKKGQSPRAGTAIGDYVLDLSVIDEVGLLSGTGAEEKKVFSSSSLNQFMSLGRPVWTAVRNKLQYLLDSKTPDLRDNEELRLKAFHPLTDVEMLLPADIGDYTDFYASREHATNVGTIFRGKDNALMSNWTHLPIGYHGRASSIVPSGTHVRRPSGQRKPTGADYPVFGPSIQLDFELEMGWFIGPGNPLGEPIPVNQAEDHVFGLVLVNDWSARDIQAWEYQPLGPFLSKSFATSISPWVVPLEALEPFRTGGPQQDPEPFPYLKQTKDGAFNIKLEVHLTPENTEQATRITNTNFSYMYWSIAQQVAHHTITGCNIRPGDMHGSGTISGPSREERGSLLELSWRGTEPLQLKGGGERSWIEDGDKLTISGWCQGDGYRIGFGEVSGQVLPALSEAKILGTQKVKM is encoded by the coding sequence ATGAAACATTCCTTTATTGAGACAACACCAGAATCACATTTTCCAATTCAAAACTTGCCATACGGCATTTTCCAAAAAAAAGGGCAAAGCCCCCGTGCCGGTACAGCCATCGGTGATTATGTTCTTGATTTATCTGTAATCGATGAAGTTGGATTGCTAAGTGGGACCGGTGCAGAAGAAAAAAAAGTTTTTTCCTCTTCCTCTCTTAATCAATTTATGTCACTTGGCCGTCCGGTCTGGACTGCTGTACGTAACAAACTTCAATACCTTTTGGATTCGAAAACGCCTGATTTACGAGATAATGAAGAGCTTCGTTTGAAAGCGTTTCACCCATTGACAGATGTAGAGATGCTTCTTCCTGCAGATATTGGAGACTATACAGATTTCTATGCCTCAAGAGAGCATGCGACCAATGTGGGTACAATTTTCAGAGGGAAAGACAATGCCCTCATGTCAAACTGGACACACTTGCCGATTGGTTACCATGGACGTGCCAGTTCCATCGTACCAAGTGGTACCCATGTGCGTCGCCCTTCGGGACAACGCAAACCAACGGGTGCAGATTATCCAGTATTTGGTCCATCTATACAGCTTGATTTCGAACTTGAAATGGGCTGGTTTATTGGACCTGGCAACCCTCTTGGAGAACCAATTCCAGTTAATCAGGCAGAAGATCATGTTTTCGGGCTCGTTCTCGTAAATGACTGGAGTGCACGTGATATCCAAGCATGGGAGTACCAGCCTCTTGGCCCCTTTCTTTCTAAAAGCTTTGCCACATCCATTTCGCCATGGGTTGTGCCGCTAGAAGCACTGGAACCTTTTCGTACTGGTGGACCACAACAAGATCCAGAGCCGTTTCCCTACTTGAAGCAAACAAAGGATGGGGCATTTAATATTAAACTTGAAGTTCATTTGACACCAGAAAATACAGAACAAGCAACCAGAATTACGAATACCAACTTTAGCTATATGTATTGGTCAATCGCTCAGCAAGTCGCTCACCACACCATTACAGGCTGTAATATCCGTCCTGGTGACATGCATGGATCTGGGACTATCAGCGGTCCAAGCCGTGAAGAACGAGGCAGCCTCCTTGAACTTTCATGGCGCGGCACAGAACCGCTTCAACTTAAGGGCGGGGGCGAACGAAGCTGGATTGAGGATGGGGACAAGTTGACTATCAGTGGGTGGTGTCAAGGAGATGGGTATCGAATTGGATTTGGTGAAGTAAGCGGTCAAGTTTTGCCAGCCCTTTCGGAGGCAAAGATTTTGGGTACCCAAAAAGTGAAGATGTAG
- the hppD gene encoding 4-hydroxyphenylpyruvate dioxygenase: MSEKMVVSPKAKKEELFPVKNVHYVEIYTGNAKLAAYYYAKSFGFKLVAYKGLETGSRDRVSYVMEQGAIRLILTGTLSDDTDVAEFIKLHGEGVKDIALLVKDLDKTFAGAIERGGIALREPWVEEDENGKVKKAILGTYGDTVHTLIEPIDYKGVFMPGFEAREDTFISQPTGLIGVDHLVGNVEVMEEWTNYYESAFGFTVLKHFDDEDISTEYSALMSKVMMNGTGRIKFPINEPAEGKRKSQIQEYLDYYNGPGVQHLALLTNDIIGTVAALKENGVEFLNTPETYYKELADRVGDIDEDVKRLQELNILVDRDDEGYLLQIFTKPLVDRPTLFIEVIQRKGALGFGDGNFKALFESIEREQELRGNI, translated from the coding sequence ATGTCAGAAAAAATGGTAGTATCACCTAAAGCAAAAAAAGAAGAATTGTTCCCGGTAAAGAATGTTCATTACGTAGAAATCTATACAGGGAACGCAAAGCTGGCAGCTTATTACTATGCAAAATCTTTCGGTTTCAAACTTGTAGCATATAAAGGATTAGAAACAGGTTCCCGTGACCGTGTATCTTACGTGATGGAACAGGGTGCTATCCGATTGATTTTAACAGGCACCTTATCAGACGATACAGACGTTGCCGAGTTTATTAAACTTCATGGCGAGGGTGTAAAAGATATCGCCCTCCTCGTAAAAGATCTGGATAAAACATTTGCGGGTGCGATAGAACGAGGTGGCATCGCTCTTCGGGAACCATGGGTGGAAGAAGATGAAAACGGCAAGGTGAAAAAAGCGATTCTAGGTACATATGGGGATACAGTACATACGCTTATTGAACCAATCGATTATAAAGGCGTATTTATGCCAGGGTTTGAAGCTCGCGAGGACACATTTATATCTCAACCAACCGGTTTAATTGGTGTTGACCACCTTGTTGGTAATGTGGAAGTTATGGAAGAATGGACAAACTATTATGAAAGTGCATTCGGTTTTACAGTACTCAAGCATTTTGATGATGAAGACATTTCGACCGAGTACTCTGCTTTGATGTCAAAAGTCATGATGAATGGAACAGGACGCATTAAGTTCCCAATTAATGAGCCTGCGGAAGGAAAGCGCAAGTCTCAAATTCAAGAATACCTAGATTACTATAATGGACCAGGTGTTCAGCATCTTGCCCTTTTGACAAACGATATCATCGGCACGGTGGCTGCCCTCAAAGAAAATGGTGTGGAATTTTTAAATACCCCTGAGACTTATTATAAAGAACTTGCCGATCGTGTAGGAGATATTGATGAAGATGTAAAACGACTTCAAGAACTTAATATTTTGGTTGATCGTGATGATGAAGGCTACTTGCTACAAATCTTCACTAAACCACTTGTTGATCGTCCAACGCTGTTTATCGAAGTCATTCAGCGTAAAGGTGCACTTGGATTCGGAGACGGGAACTTTAAAGCATTGTTTGAATCGATTGAACGTGAGCAAGAACTTCGCGGAAATATTTGA
- a CDS encoding DUF1450 domain-containing protein has translation MKINIKFCPCNFEDELETIKGKLIERSDLEVIEDKCLLYCGQCLMEPFALINGENIVADDPDELYKKINQYVASIKPRETV, from the coding sequence ATGAAAATTAACATAAAGTTCTGTCCATGTAATTTTGAAGACGAGTTGGAAACTATAAAGGGAAAATTAATTGAGCGCAGCGACTTGGAGGTTATTGAGGATAAGTGCTTGTTATATTGCGGTCAATGTTTGATGGAACCATTTGCACTTATAAATGGTGAAAATATTGTTGCTGACGATCCGGATGAACTTTATAAAAAAATCAATCAATATGTGGCTAGCATTAAACCAAGGGAAACTGTGTAA
- a CDS encoding GntR family transcriptional regulator: MKLKTVQSQTLQNQVYEYLHEQIVSGNIPPGQRIVEGKVSQETGVSRSPIREAIRRLNSEGLVSVSPRGGVRVYRATFSDFKYLYECRLSLEPTAAFYAASRMNEKQRKQLSDSVDKMNLMVDKKELEKLKILSSQFHYLIVEASGNPYLLKMMNQLNSLISFYRNAVLNIPKRIEEGADEHKAIWNAIKNEDGKAAEELMKAHIQRDYQFYVSMYSGVKDDEY; the protein is encoded by the coding sequence ATGAAATTAAAAACAGTACAGTCGCAAACTCTTCAAAATCAAGTTTATGAATATTTACATGAACAAATTGTAAGCGGGAACATACCACCTGGCCAACGAATTGTGGAAGGAAAAGTTTCTCAGGAAACAGGTGTCAGTAGAAGTCCAATCCGAGAGGCGATCCGCAGGTTAAACAGTGAAGGATTAGTTTCCGTCAGTCCAAGAGGCGGAGTAAGAGTGTACCGCGCAACTTTTTCAGATTTTAAATATCTTTACGAATGCCGGTTAAGCCTGGAACCTACAGCAGCTTTTTATGCCGCTTCACGTATGAATGAAAAACAGCGTAAACAATTGTCAGATTCAGTTGATAAAATGAACCTCATGGTTGATAAGAAAGAGCTTGAAAAATTAAAGATCCTAAGCAGCCAATTTCACTACCTGATTGTGGAGGCAAGTGGCAATCCTTATTTGCTGAAAATGATGAATCAGTTAAATTCATTAATTTCTTTTTATCGAAATGCCGTATTGAATATCCCTAAGAGAATAGAAGAGGGGGCAGATGAACATAAAGCGATATGGAATGCTATAAAAAATGAGGATGGGAAAGCTGCAGAGGAGTTAATGAAGGCACATATTCAACGTGATTATCAATTTTATGTTTCCATGTACTCAGGTGTTAAGGATGACGAATATTAA
- a CDS encoding hydroxymethylglutaryl-CoA lyase produces MIFPEKLKIRDVTLRDGLQNEPVFVETDQKINKIKNLIEAGFERLEVTSFVHPKWVPAMQDADELGQNLPMARGVEYEALVPNRRGLDRFLNSKIHNALFFLSASTQHNQANLNKSSNESLIEIKDLIEETTKEGRKTIGAISTAFVCPFAGIVPYSEVERIAEFLVNNGICELGLGDTIGKATPRQVYEYCSRLAEKFPDIPIGLHLHDTYGYGLANVMAGIQAGVHLVDVAQAGLGGCPYAPGSPGNIQASRVVEFLEKQNIKTGLDLEQVKNLDKAFPQLLNNARNFKKTV; encoded by the coding sequence ATGATTTTTCCAGAAAAACTTAAAATTCGTGATGTTACATTGAGAGATGGTCTGCAAAATGAGCCAGTTTTTGTAGAAACCGATCAAAAGATAAATAAAATTAAAAATTTAATTGAAGCAGGATTTGAACGTTTGGAAGTCACGTCCTTTGTTCATCCAAAGTGGGTTCCTGCGATGCAAGATGCGGATGAATTAGGACAAAATCTGCCAATGGCTCGTGGAGTAGAATATGAAGCTTTGGTCCCGAATAGACGGGGATTAGATAGGTTCCTAAATTCAAAGATACACAATGCGCTTTTTTTCCTGTCTGCGAGCACACAGCATAACCAGGCAAATTTAAATAAGAGTTCCAATGAATCTTTAATTGAAATAAAAGATTTAATTGAAGAAACCACTAAGGAGGGTAGAAAAACAATTGGTGCAATTTCAACCGCATTTGTTTGTCCGTTTGCTGGGATCGTACCGTACTCAGAGGTGGAAAGGATCGCAGAGTTCCTGGTTAATAATGGGATTTGTGAATTGGGCCTGGGAGATACAATCGGCAAAGCAACACCGAGACAGGTATATGAATATTGTAGCCGTTTAGCAGAGAAATTTCCGGACATTCCTATTGGACTTCATTTGCATGATACATATGGATACGGTTTGGCAAATGTTATGGCTGGGATACAGGCTGGTGTTCATTTAGTTGATGTAGCTCAAGCTGGTCTAGGAGGATGTCCGTATGCTCCTGGTTCTCCAGGGAATATTCAGGCAAGTCGTGTAGTGGAATTTTTAGAAAAACAGAACATCAAAACGGGTTTGGATTTGGAACAGGTAAAGAATTTAGATAAAGCATTCCCTCAGCTGTTGAATAATGCTAGAAATTTTAAAAAAACTGTATAA
- a CDS encoding CaiB/BaiF CoA transferase family protein, with translation MRKPLEGIKVLELGNFVAAPFAGKIFGEFGAEVIKVEDPNKGDSLRNWRVMHNGTSLWWYVHARNKKSITLNLREEEGQEMVRELAKDADVIIENFRPGTLEKWGIGYEDIKKINPSIIMTRISGYGQTGPYRNKVGFGSVAESMGGLRYLTGFPDRPPVRVGLAVGDSIAGLYAVNGTLMALRARDNDPLKRGQYVDVALTEAVFSLLEGVLPEYDLKGIIKERTGATLEGIAPSNTYICADGKYIVIAANSDSIFKRFAHAIGRPEFSENPTYLTNNGRAENAEYLDQVIEEWTRKHSQKEVQKILDEAGVPVGPIYNIEDIVMDEHYQARDMLQTVTLPDGEQVLVPGIVPKLSETPGSIEWIGPELGQHNDEVLGEKKLNQQK, from the coding sequence ATGAGAAAACCTTTAGAGGGTATTAAAGTTTTAGAATTAGGTAACTTTGTAGCAGCTCCATTTGCTGGGAAGATTTTTGGTGAATTTGGTGCTGAAGTGATCAAGGTTGAGGATCCTAATAAAGGGGATTCTTTACGAAATTGGCGAGTGATGCATAACGGAACGTCCCTGTGGTGGTACGTGCATGCAAGAAATAAAAAATCTATAACTCTTAACCTTCGTGAAGAAGAGGGGCAGGAGATGGTTCGGGAGTTAGCAAAGGATGCAGATGTAATTATTGAAAATTTCCGTCCAGGAACGTTGGAGAAATGGGGAATTGGCTATGAAGATATTAAGAAAATTAATCCCAGTATCATAATGACAAGGATTTCTGGTTATGGTCAAACAGGTCCTTACCGAAATAAAGTAGGATTTGGCAGCGTTGCCGAATCAATGGGTGGTCTCCGATACCTGACAGGATTTCCTGATCGTCCCCCAGTTCGAGTTGGTTTAGCAGTTGGAGATTCCATAGCAGGTTTATATGCAGTGAATGGTACGTTAATGGCATTAAGAGCGAGGGATAACGATCCATTAAAAAGAGGACAATATGTGGATGTGGCTCTAACTGAAGCGGTATTTTCTTTGCTGGAAGGCGTACTGCCAGAATACGATTTAAAAGGAATAATAAAAGAAAGAACAGGTGCTACATTGGAAGGAATCGCTCCTTCAAATACCTATATATGTGCAGATGGAAAATATATCGTCATTGCAGCAAATAGCGATAGCATTTTCAAAAGATTTGCGCATGCGATAGGGCGACCAGAATTTTCGGAAAATCCGACTTATTTAACCAATAATGGCAGAGCTGAAAATGCGGAATATCTAGATCAAGTTATTGAAGAGTGGACTAGGAAACACTCACAAAAAGAAGTGCAAAAAATATTAGACGAGGCTGGTGTGCCGGTTGGGCCTATTTATAATATTGAAGATATTGTAATGGATGAACACTATCAAGCACGTGATATGCTTCAGACGGTCACTTTGCCGGATGGGGAGCAGGTACTAGTTCCAGGAATTGTACCAAAACTATCAGAAACTCCAGGTAGCATTGAATGGATTGGTCCTGAACTGGGACAACATAACGACGAAGTCCTTGGGGAAAAAAAATTGAATCAGCAAAAATAG
- a CDS encoding CitMHS family transporter yields the protein MLSILGFAMICTFLFLIMSKRISPFIGLTIVPIIFGLIGGFGPELGTLIMEGIQNVAPTAILLLFAILYFGVMVDTGLFDPLTSKIIQLAKGDPLKITVGTAVLAGIIGFDGDGSTTMMIVVTAFLPLYKKMGISPIILASITIMQIGITTLVPWGGPAGRVASVLNLNPTELYLQMLPGMLASLLYVIAVAYFIGLKERTRYKKINTESLSLPEASIIDAAIESATIENISPKNTNIKRPKLIWINFLLSIVIMIAIVLEWLPAYVLFIIGTALGLLINYPVLNDQRDRVAAHAPNAIAVVTMVFAAGIFSGIFKGTPISESMAQSIVSIIPTDLGPYMALITAVVSAPAIFLIGPDGFYFGILPVLAETASTYAIDTLSIGTAALYGTPFGIMGPLVASVYLLIHITGISLGDLHKYAAKWSLGIFLIYIIVGVILGTISF from the coding sequence ATGTTATCTATTTTAGGATTTGCAATGATTTGTACCTTCTTATTTTTGATCATGTCAAAACGTATATCTCCGTTTATTGGCCTAACAATTGTACCTATCATTTTTGGTTTAATCGGAGGGTTTGGACCAGAATTAGGGACATTGATAATGGAAGGTATTCAAAATGTTGCGCCTACCGCTATTCTTTTGTTATTTGCCATTTTGTATTTTGGTGTCATGGTAGATACAGGGTTATTTGATCCCTTAACCTCAAAAATTATTCAGTTAGCTAAAGGAGATCCACTAAAGATTACCGTAGGAACTGCTGTGTTAGCGGGAATAATAGGGTTTGATGGTGATGGATCCACGACGATGATGATTGTTGTAACAGCTTTCCTTCCTCTATATAAAAAAATGGGGATCAGTCCTATCATATTGGCCTCCATTACAATCATGCAAATTGGTATCACAACACTTGTTCCTTGGGGAGGACCTGCTGGCCGTGTAGCGAGTGTGTTAAATCTTAATCCAACTGAATTATATCTTCAAATGTTGCCAGGAATGCTTGCAAGTTTGCTGTATGTTATTGCCGTTGCTTATTTTATCGGTTTGAAAGAAAGAACTAGATACAAAAAGATAAATACAGAATCTTTATCATTACCTGAAGCAAGTATAATAGATGCTGCAATTGAAAGCGCTACAATAGAAAATATCTCACCAAAAAACACAAACATTAAGCGTCCTAAATTAATTTGGATCAATTTCCTTTTATCAATCGTTATTATGATTGCCATTGTACTAGAATGGTTACCTGCTTACGTACTCTTTATCATTGGTACCGCTCTAGGACTGCTCATTAATTATCCAGTCTTAAATGATCAACGAGATCGAGTCGCCGCTCATGCACCCAATGCAATAGCAGTGGTTACCATGGTTTTTGCTGCTGGGATTTTCTCGGGAATTTTCAAAGGTACTCCAATCTCTGAATCTATGGCACAATCGATTGTTTCCATTATCCCTACAGACCTTGGTCCATATATGGCTTTAATTACTGCGGTTGTTAGTGCACCTGCCATCTTCTTGATTGGTCCTGATGGATTTTACTTCGGGATTCTGCCAGTCCTGGCTGAAACTGCTTCTACTTACGCCATTGATACTTTATCAATTGGAACAGCTGCATTATACGGAACCCCTTTTGGTATTATGGGTCCACTAGTAGCATCAGTTTATTTATTGATTCACATAACTGGAATCAGCCTAGGTGACCTTCATAAATATGCAGCAAAATGGTCTTTAGGGATTTTTCTTATTTATATCATTGTAGGAGTGATATTAGGGACAATCTCTTTCTAA
- a CDS encoding gamma carbonic anhydrase family protein, translating to MIHKFKGHYPNVHPSAYIAPGAQLIGNIELKEDTSVWFNAVLRGDNEKITIGKGSNIQDGAIVHVDPGFPIKVGENVTVGHNVVLHGCTLEDGALIGMGATILNGAVIGEGTLIAAGALVPEGKIIEPGVLVAGVPAKVIRKLTPENIERAKEGASQYIKNGALYKEENISEKEESFK from the coding sequence ATGATTCATAAATTTAAAGGACACTACCCCAATGTACATCCAAGCGCATATATAGCCCCGGGAGCACAGTTAATTGGAAACATAGAACTTAAGGAAGATACGTCTGTTTGGTTCAATGCCGTTTTAAGAGGAGATAATGAGAAAATAACGATAGGAAAAGGATCGAATATTCAAGATGGTGCAATAGTTCACGTGGATCCAGGTTTTCCAATTAAAGTCGGAGAAAATGTTACTGTCGGACATAACGTGGTTCTACATGGCTGTACTTTAGAAGATGGGGCATTAATTGGTATGGGTGCAACAATTTTAAATGGGGCAGTAATCGGAGAAGGCACTCTAATCGCAGCGGGGGCACTAGTTCCAGAAGGAAAGATAATTGAACCGGGTGTTTTAGTAGCCGGAGTTCCCGCCAAGGTCATCAGAAAACTTACACCAGAAAACATAGAGCGGGCAAAAGAAGGAGCATCCCAGTATATCAAAAATGGCGCTCTATATAAAGAAGAGAACATAAGCGAAAAAGAGGAATCATTTAAATAA
- a CDS encoding YerC/YecD family TrpR-related protein, whose protein sequence is MYKNKLSEKNIKQLFKAILSLQTQEECMAFFDDLCTMNEIKAFTQRLEVARMLQDGFTYEGIEAETGAASATISRVNKLLNYGSNGGYQMSLDRMDNTKKL, encoded by the coding sequence ATGTACAAAAATAAATTGTCTGAGAAAAACATAAAACAATTATTTAAGGCTATCCTTTCATTACAGACACAAGAAGAGTGTATGGCTTTTTTTGATGATTTGTGCACAATGAATGAAATAAAAGCTTTTACCCAAAGACTAGAAGTTGCTAGAATGCTTCAGGATGGCTTTACATACGAAGGTATTGAGGCAGAAACTGGTGCCGCATCAGCTACTATATCAAGAGTTAATAAACTATTGAATTATGGGAGTAATGGTGGTTATCAGATGTCGTTAGATCGCATGGATAATACTAAAAAATTGTAA
- a CDS encoding amino acid permease encodes MADNYTKQDSFTQDKLQNTLKNRHVTMIALGGIIGAGLFVGSGAVINSTGPAAVISYTLSGILMLLIMRMIGEMAVAQPSVGSISEYARSGLGNWAGFSVGWLYWYMWVIVAAIEAVAGAGILVNYFPDIPPWILCLVLLVVLTLTNLYSVRSFAETEFWFASIKIFAITFFIVFGAIYTLGLWPGESPGLSNLYTAGGFFPNGIVAALVGSVTVLFSMGGAEIATIAAAESDQPAKYAAKATNQVMYRILFFYILSVFFIVAIVPWNFEFAGIAIQSPFAIALERLGIPFASSLMQVVVLTAVLSSLNSCLYITSRSLFTLTRQGDAPKFLIKLNKRGVPVRAILAGTVFGYVGVVLNYFFPRTVFLFLINSAGAISLFYYLVLAFAQIRLRRRLEQEAPEKLKLKMWLFPYLSYVAIIWMFVVLIAMAWIPGTRSQLLLSLASFGVILVAYLVRSWYSKRKNGQIAEESEDYADATVGE; translated from the coding sequence ATGGCGGATAATTACACCAAGCAGGATTCATTTACACAGGACAAACTCCAAAACACGTTAAAGAACCGGCACGTAACAATGATAGCACTCGGTGGCATCATCGGAGCCGGGCTCTTCGTTGGAAGTGGTGCGGTCATCAATTCAACAGGGCCGGCGGCTGTTATCAGTTATACTTTGTCAGGAATTCTCATGCTTTTAATCATGCGCATGATAGGTGAAATGGCAGTGGCACAACCATCTGTCGGTTCAATTTCCGAATATGCACGGTCAGGATTGGGGAATTGGGCTGGATTTAGTGTTGGCTGGCTCTATTGGTATATGTGGGTGATCGTGGCTGCAATTGAGGCTGTAGCTGGTGCAGGAATACTTGTGAATTATTTTCCGGATATTCCACCTTGGATATTGTGCTTGGTATTATTAGTGGTGCTCACTTTGACCAACCTTTACTCGGTGCGTTCATTCGCTGAAACTGAGTTTTGGTTCGCATCTATTAAGATATTCGCGATAACCTTCTTCATTGTCTTTGGAGCCATATATACTCTTGGGCTATGGCCTGGTGAATCACCCGGTCTCTCGAACCTGTATACAGCAGGCGGCTTCTTTCCAAATGGGATCGTTGCAGCTCTAGTGGGAAGCGTTACTGTACTTTTCTCGATGGGAGGGGCAGAAATTGCCACCATTGCAGCTGCAGAGTCCGATCAGCCGGCAAAATATGCGGCGAAAGCTACCAATCAAGTCATGTATCGAATCTTATTCTTTTATATCCTCTCTGTCTTCTTCATCGTTGCAATCGTGCCATGGAATTTCGAGTTTGCTGGCATTGCTATTCAAAGCCCGTTTGCGATTGCACTAGAACGATTAGGTATTCCTTTCGCTTCTTCGCTAATGCAAGTAGTCGTTCTTACCGCAGTACTCAGTTCGCTTAATTCTTGTCTGTACATTACGTCTAGAAGTTTATTTACCTTAACCAGACAGGGAGACGCACCAAAATTTCTCATCAAACTTAATAAAAGGGGCGTTCCGGTCAGGGCAATACTGGCAGGGACGGTCTTTGGATATGTAGGCGTTGTTTTAAACTACTTTTTTCCACGGACAGTTTTTTTATTTTTAATCAATTCCGCTGGGGCAATTAGCCTATTCTACTATTTGGTGCTCGCTTTCGCTCAAATCCGTCTGCGACGAAGGTTAGAACAGGAAGCTCCTGAGAAATTAAAGTTGAAAATGTGGTTATTTCCCTATCTGTCTTATGTAGCCATTATCTGGATGTTCGTAGTGCTTATAGCAATGGCATGGATTCCTGGTACACGTTCGCAACTTCTTCTCAGTTTAGCGAGTTTCGGTGTGATTCTTGTAGCCTATTTAGTACGGTCTTGGTACAGTAAACGGAAAAATGGGCAGATTGCTGAAGAGAGTGAGGACTATGCCGATGCTACTGTAGGTGAGTGA
- a CDS encoding RidA family protein, with amino-acid sequence MTGLGEVKNSGIKRFRKFKTDQYYPSTLGKPEHHIVNEFSMAVRAGNRIFLRGQTGFDLDGNFHGIGDVVKQADQACKCVRQLIEEAGGSVYDICKITVYLLDREDRSKVYPVIAEHFKDVYPCSTGLIVSGFAMPEMLMEIDVEAMISEGRIEN; translated from the coding sequence ATGACAGGACTGGGAGAAGTTAAAAATTCAGGGATTAAGAGATTTAGAAAGTTCAAAACAGATCAGTATTATCCTTCAACGTTGGGAAAGCCGGAGCATCATATTGTAAACGAGTTTAGCATGGCAGTAAGGGCAGGAAACAGAATCTTCTTAAGAGGGCAAACTGGTTTTGATTTAGACGGTAATTTTCATGGGATTGGAGATGTGGTGAAACAAGCTGATCAGGCATGTAAGTGCGTTAGGCAGCTTATTGAAGAAGCGGGCGGTTCAGTCTATGATATTTGTAAGATTACCGTGTACTTGCTTGATCGGGAAGATCGAAGTAAAGTTTATCCCGTAATAGCCGAACATTTTAAAGATGTTTATCCTTGCAGTACTGGTCTAATAGTAAGTGGTTTTGCTATGCCGGAAATGCTAATGGAGATAGATGTTGAAGCTATGATTAGTGAAGGAAGAATTGAAAATTAA